A single window of Streptomyces griseoviridis DNA harbors:
- a CDS encoding HAD family hydrolase — protein sequence MRYDLVIFDNDGVLVDSEPLSNRLLADYLTELGHPTTYEDSLRDYMGAALHRVHELVEQRSGQRLPADFDDVFQGRVFAAFERELQPVPGVAGVLERLAEDGVAYCVASSGSHARIRVGHRTTGLDRWFDDPRIFSADDVGRGKPDPALFRHAADRMGVPAERCVVVEDSPLGVLAARAAGMDVVGFTAMTPAARLQEAGAPPGQLFDDMRHLADLLK from the coding sequence ATGCGCTATGACCTCGTCATTTTCGACAACGACGGCGTTCTCGTCGACAGCGAGCCCCTCTCCAACCGGCTCCTCGCCGACTACCTCACCGAGCTGGGACACCCCACCACCTACGAGGACTCCCTCCGCGACTACATGGGCGCCGCCCTGCACCGCGTCCACGAACTGGTCGAACAGCGGAGCGGGCAGCGGCTGCCGGCCGACTTCGACGACGTCTTCCAAGGCCGGGTCTTCGCCGCGTTCGAGCGGGAGTTGCAGCCCGTCCCCGGAGTCGCCGGGGTGCTGGAGCGGCTCGCCGAGGACGGGGTGGCGTACTGCGTGGCCTCCTCCGGGAGCCACGCGCGCATCCGGGTCGGACACCGCACGACCGGCCTCGACCGATGGTTCGACGACCCGCGGATCTTCAGCGCGGACGACGTGGGACGCGGAAAGCCCGACCCCGCCCTCTTCCGGCACGCCGCCGACCGGATGGGCGTACCCGCCGAGCGGTGCGTGGTGGTGGAGGACTCACCGCTCGGCGTGCTCGCGGCACGGGCCGCCGGCATGGACGTCGTCGGATTCACCGCCATGACGCCCGCCGCACGGCTCCAGGAAGCCGGCGCCCCACCCGGGCAACTCTTCGACGACATGCGGCACTTGGCCGACCTGCTGAAATGA
- the trpS gene encoding tryptophan--tRNA ligase encodes MTRVFSGIKPTGHLTLGNYLGAMRRWASVDQHRADALFCVVDLHALTVDHDPARVRRLSRQAATLLLAAGVDPRLCTVFVQSQVDEHARLSYLLECVATDGEMRRMVQYKEKAARERDRGGSVRLSLLTYPVLMAADILAYRTDEVPVGDDQTQHVELTRDLAVRFNQRYGHTFTVPRATHPEVAARVMNLQEPSSKMGKSDDAAVAGPGIVYLLDEPDVVRKKIMRAVTDSGQDVLYDREERPGIANLLEILAACTGADPEALSGTYSSYGALKKETADAVVEVLRPVRDRHQELCADPSYVEEVLRDGAAKARAMARPTVDAAYRAIGLLPPVAEPALNAAR; translated from the coding sequence ATGACGCGAGTCTTCAGCGGGATCAAGCCGACCGGGCACCTGACCCTGGGGAACTACCTGGGGGCCATGCGGCGCTGGGCCTCGGTCGACCAGCATCGGGCCGACGCCCTGTTCTGCGTCGTCGATCTGCACGCGCTCACCGTCGACCACGATCCGGCGCGGGTGCGCAGGCTCAGCCGGCAGGCGGCGACGCTGCTGCTCGCGGCCGGGGTGGATCCGCGGCTGTGCACGGTCTTCGTGCAGAGCCAGGTGGACGAGCACGCGCGGCTGTCGTACCTGCTGGAGTGCGTGGCCACCGACGGCGAGATGCGGCGGATGGTCCAGTACAAGGAGAAGGCGGCGCGGGAGCGGGACCGGGGCGGGAGTGTGCGGCTCTCGCTGCTGACGTATCCCGTGCTGATGGCGGCGGACATCCTCGCCTACCGGACCGACGAGGTGCCGGTCGGGGACGACCAGACGCAGCACGTGGAGCTGACCCGGGATCTCGCGGTGCGGTTCAACCAGCGCTACGGGCACACCTTCACCGTGCCCAGGGCGACCCACCCCGAGGTGGCCGCGCGGGTCATGAACCTCCAGGAGCCGTCGTCGAAGATGGGGAAGTCGGACGACGCGGCCGTCGCCGGGCCCGGCATCGTCTATCTGCTCGACGAGCCCGACGTGGTGCGCAAGAAGATCATGCGGGCGGTGACCGACAGCGGGCAGGACGTCCTCTACGACCGTGAGGAGCGGCCCGGGATCGCGAATCTGCTGGAGATCCTCGCCGCCTGCACCGGAGCCGACCCCGAGGCGCTGAGCGGGACGTACTCCTCGTACGGCGCGTTGAAGAAGGAGACCGCCGACGCCGTGGTCGAGGTGCTGCGGCCGGTGCGGGACCGGCACCAGGAGCTGTGCGCCGACCCCTCCTACGTGGAGGAGGTGCTGCGGGACGGCGCGGCGAAGGCGCGGGCCATGGCCAGGCCGACCGTGGACGCCGCCTACCGGGCGATCGGGCTGCTGCCCCCGGTGGCGGAGCCGGCGTTGAACGCGGCGCGGTAG
- a CDS encoding class I SAM-dependent methyltransferase has product MTASSSHALRAHSFNAAAAQYAAARPSYPPALLDAVEDLAGRPLAGARVVDVGAGTGISSAVLRVRGARVVGVEPGEGMAAEFHRGLPEVPVVRGDGNALPFADGSADFVTYAQSWHWTDPERAVPEALRVLRPGGALALWWNTTAPDVPWSERQRERIQHHLGFDAIGGRAGEAPRAAIEALDEPLDLAARSVAWSRHVPVDTHLANIGSHSMFLVRDDDESAAFLAEERDRLLAEFPDGSVEECYVVELLVAVAP; this is encoded by the coding sequence ATGACGGCCTCCTCCTCGCACGCCCTCCGCGCCCACTCCTTCAACGCCGCCGCCGCGCAGTACGCGGCCGCCCGGCCCTCCTACCCGCCCGCCCTCCTCGACGCCGTCGAGGACCTCGCCGGGCGTCCGCTGGCCGGGGCCCGGGTGGTCGACGTCGGCGCGGGCACCGGGATCTCCAGCGCCGTGCTGCGCGTGCGGGGTGCCCGGGTGGTCGGGGTGGAGCCCGGGGAGGGGATGGCGGCCGAGTTCCACCGGGGCCTGCCCGAGGTGCCGGTCGTGCGCGGCGACGGCAACGCGCTGCCCTTCGCCGACGGCAGCGCCGACTTCGTCACCTACGCCCAGTCCTGGCACTGGACCGACCCGGAGCGCGCGGTGCCCGAGGCGCTGCGGGTGCTGCGGCCGGGCGGCGCGCTCGCCCTGTGGTGGAACACCACCGCCCCCGACGTGCCCTGGAGCGAACGCCAACGCGAGCGCATCCAGCACCACTTGGGCTTCGACGCGATCGGCGGCCGGGCCGGCGAGGCCCCCCGCGCGGCGATCGAGGCGCTCGACGAACCCCTCGACCTCGCCGCCCGCTCCGTCGCCTGGAGCCGGCATGTCCCCGTCGACACCCACCTCGCCAACATCGGCAGCCACTCGATGTTCCTGGTCCGCGACGACGACGAGAGCGCGGCCTTCCTCGCCGAGGAACGCGACCGGCTGCTCGCCGAGTTCCCCGACGGCTCCGTCGAGGAGTGCTACGTCGTCGAACTGCTGGTGGCCGTCGCCCCCTGA
- a CDS encoding ABC transporter ATP-binding protein, producing MNIRRTPDAIRADALTVRRGPRTVLHGLALTVPRGRVTGLLGPSGCGKSTLLRAIVGTQAQVTGVLEVLGRPAGHPGLRTRVGYVTQAPSVYDDLTVRQNLAYFAAILDPGRTAAARRHQDVQRALADVDLTDRADTLAGHLSGGQRSRVSLAVALLGSPELLVLDEPTVGLDPVLRRDLWALFHTLADRGTTLLVSSHVMDEAERCHRLLLMRDGAILADGTPDALRARTGADTVEAAFLHLVDEAATADRTQDRTADTNGTDSTVRSNTTVTTVNTDRTAR from the coding sequence ATGAATATAAGGCGCACCCCGGACGCGATCCGCGCCGACGCCCTCACCGTCCGCCGCGGCCCCCGCACCGTCCTGCACGGACTGGCCCTCACCGTCCCGCGCGGCCGCGTCACCGGACTGCTCGGCCCCTCGGGCTGCGGCAAGTCGACCCTGCTGCGCGCGATCGTCGGCACCCAGGCCCAGGTCACCGGCGTCCTCGAGGTCCTCGGCCGCCCCGCCGGCCACCCCGGACTGCGCACCCGCGTCGGCTACGTCACCCAGGCACCCTCCGTCTACGACGACCTGACCGTCCGCCAGAACCTCGCCTACTTCGCCGCGATCCTCGACCCCGGCAGAACCGCGGCCGCCCGCCGCCACCAGGACGTCCAGCGCGCCCTGGCCGACGTCGACCTCACCGACCGCGCCGACACCCTCGCCGGACACCTCTCCGGCGGCCAGCGCAGCCGGGTCTCCCTCGCCGTCGCGCTGCTCGGCAGCCCCGAACTCCTCGTCCTCGACGAACCCACCGTCGGCCTCGACCCCGTCCTGCGCCGCGACCTCTGGGCCCTCTTCCACACCCTCGCCGACCGCGGCACCACCCTCCTCGTCTCCTCGCACGTCATGGACGAGGCCGAGCGCTGCCACCGCCTCCTGCTCATGCGCGACGGCGCGATCCTCGCCGACGGCACCCCCGACGCCCTGCGCGCCCGGACCGGCGCCGACACCGTCGAAGCGGCCTTCCTGCACCTCGTCGACGAAGCGGCGACAGCCGACCGCACCCAGGACAGGACCGCCGACACCAACGGCACCGACAGCACCGTCAGGAGCAACACCACCGTCACCACCGTCAACACCGACAGGACCGCCCGATGA
- a CDS encoding VC0807 family protein → MTTNTVSQSRSANRTPSALDNLRPLLLDVAVPLGSYYLFKNAFGASTFAALAWSSVIPALRTGWSLVKERKVNALAGLILVVNVVSLLLSFVSGDPRLMLAKDGAVSSTVGIGILVSVALGRPMMTAGMKPFLVKGDRAKEAAWQRLMSGHAQGSADFLRKERLFSVVWGVALLAECVARVVGAYTLPVDTMVWLGGVMMIAVMALTFAVSGAFGVGPMERMLTAETGRHDGVESRRHGGAESRRSGEVEGNSSLAGSTHR, encoded by the coding sequence ATGACGACGAACACGGTGTCCCAGAGCCGGAGCGCGAACCGGACCCCCAGTGCGCTCGACAACCTCCGCCCCCTGCTCCTCGACGTGGCGGTCCCCCTCGGTTCCTACTACCTGTTCAAGAACGCCTTCGGGGCGAGCACGTTCGCGGCGCTCGCCTGGAGCAGCGTCATCCCCGCCCTGCGGACCGGGTGGAGCCTCGTCAAGGAGCGGAAGGTGAACGCGCTCGCCGGGCTGATCCTGGTCGTCAACGTCGTCTCCCTGCTGCTGAGCTTCGTCTCCGGAGACCCGCGGCTGATGCTCGCCAAGGACGGCGCGGTCAGCAGCACCGTCGGCATCGGCATCCTGGTGTCCGTGGCGCTCGGGCGGCCCATGATGACCGCCGGGATGAAGCCCTTCCTGGTCAAGGGCGACCGCGCCAAGGAAGCCGCCTGGCAGCGGCTGATGTCAGGACACGCACAGGGCTCCGCGGACTTCCTGCGCAAGGAGCGGCTGTTCTCCGTGGTGTGGGGCGTGGCGCTGCTCGCCGAGTGCGTGGCACGGGTCGTCGGCGCCTACACCCTCCCCGTCGACACCATGGTCTGGCTGGGCGGCGTCATGATGATCGCCGTGATGGCACTGACCTTCGCGGTCAGCGGCGCGTTCGGCGTCGGACCCATGGAGCGGATGCTCACCGCGGAGACCGGCAGGCACGACGGAGTGGAGAGCCGTCGGCACGGCGGAGCGGAGAGCCGTCGGTCCGGCGAAGTTGAAGGGAACTCATCTTTGGCCGGATCTACCCACAGGTAG
- a CDS encoding SulP family inorganic anion transporter: protein MRSRAHTADLLASLVVFLVALPLCVGVAMASGVPAELGLVTGIVGGLVAGSLPGSSLQVSGPAAGLTVLVYEAVHAYGVEALGVLVFVAGLVQLGLGALGLGRWFRAVSVAVVQGMLTGIGLILIVGQLYALGDVTAPGTGLGKLTGLVSLPGLMDATALSVGGATLAVLVLWPRWRLGARAVPAPLVAVAVAAALTGVFGLDVRRVGVRGLLESIRVLDVSQFGRLTEPGVVGTVVAFALIASAESLFGAAAVDRLHRGPRTHYDRELMSQGVGNTVCGLLGALPMTAVIVRSAANVRAGARTKASRVLHGVWLLLFTAVVPGVLELIPVAALAGVLVHAGCKLVPVREVRAMWRGHRGEVVVLVVTVGAIVFGNLFEGVLVGLALAVAKTAWEAGQVQVETAENAAGELVVRVLGHATFLRLPKLLDTLEALPGDRAVRLELGGVRHMDLACAAALDGWAAARGQGATATSSSTT, encoded by the coding sequence ATGCGCTCTCGCGCACACACGGCCGATCTGCTCGCTTCCCTCGTCGTCTTCCTCGTCGCGCTGCCGCTCTGCGTCGGCGTGGCGATGGCCTCGGGTGTCCCCGCCGAGCTGGGGCTCGTCACCGGGATCGTCGGCGGTCTCGTCGCCGGGTCGCTGCCCGGCAGCAGCCTCCAGGTGAGCGGCCCGGCGGCGGGGCTGACGGTGCTCGTGTACGAGGCCGTCCACGCCTACGGCGTCGAGGCGCTCGGGGTGCTGGTGTTCGTGGCCGGGCTGGTTCAGCTGGGGCTCGGGGCGCTGGGGCTCGGGCGGTGGTTCCGGGCCGTGTCGGTGGCCGTCGTGCAGGGGATGCTGACCGGGATCGGTCTGATCCTGATCGTCGGGCAGCTGTACGCGCTCGGTGACGTGACGGCGCCGGGGACCGGGCTCGGCAAGCTCACCGGGCTGGTGTCGCTGCCGGGGCTGATGGACGCGACGGCGCTGTCGGTGGGCGGTGCCACGCTGGCCGTACTGGTGCTGTGGCCGCGGTGGCGCCTGGGTGCCCGCGCGGTGCCCGCGCCGCTGGTCGCGGTGGCCGTGGCGGCGGCGCTGACCGGGGTGTTCGGCCTGGACGTGCGGCGGGTCGGGGTGCGGGGGCTGCTGGAGTCGATACGGGTGCTCGACGTGTCGCAGTTCGGGCGGCTGACGGAGCCGGGGGTGGTCGGGACGGTCGTGGCGTTCGCGCTGATCGCGTCGGCTGAGTCACTGTTCGGCGCGGCGGCGGTGGACCGGCTGCACCGGGGGCCGCGCACGCACTACGACCGTGAGCTGATGTCCCAGGGCGTGGGGAACACGGTGTGCGGGCTGCTGGGGGCGCTGCCGATGACGGCGGTGATCGTGCGCAGCGCGGCGAACGTGCGGGCGGGCGCGCGGACGAAGGCGTCGCGGGTGCTGCACGGGGTGTGGCTGCTGCTGTTCACGGCCGTGGTGCCCGGGGTGCTCGAACTGATCCCGGTGGCGGCGCTGGCGGGGGTGCTGGTGCACGCGGGGTGCAAGCTGGTGCCGGTGCGGGAGGTGCGGGCGATGTGGCGGGGGCATCGCGGTGAGGTGGTGGTGCTGGTGGTGACGGTCGGCGCGATCGTCTTCGGGAACCTCTTCGAGGGAGTGCTGGTCGGGCTCGCGCTCGCGGTGGCCAAGACCGCCTGGGAGGCCGGCCAGGTGCAGGTGGAGACGGCGGAGAACGCGGCCGGTGAGCTGGTCGTGCGGGTGCTGGGGCATGCCACGTTCCTGCGGCTGCCGAAGCTGCTCGACACGTTGGAGGCGCTGCCTGGCGACCGGGCGGTCCGGCTCGAGCTGGGCGGGGTGCGGCACATGGACCTGGCCTGCGCGGCGGCCCTCGACGGGTGGGCCGCCGCGCGGGGTCAGGGGGCGACGGCCACCAGCAGTTCGACGACGTAG
- a CDS encoding cysteine hydrolase family protein, with amino-acid sequence MEIAENAALVVVDVQRGFEDTGFWGPRNNPGADGNIAALIDVWQSSGRPVVFVRHDSVRADSPLRAGSAGNGFKPYVEERRGKGAGPELLVTKTVNSAFLGEPDLGAWLTSAEIGQLVLAGIQTNMCVETTARMGGNLGYDVVVAYDATYTFDLVGPFGWRLGADEVGRASAVSLHGGGFARVVTTEEVVAGVRG; translated from the coding sequence ATGGAGATTGCGGAGAACGCGGCCCTGGTGGTCGTGGATGTGCAGCGGGGTTTCGAGGACACCGGTTTCTGGGGGCCTCGCAACAACCCGGGGGCCGACGGCAACATCGCGGCGCTGATCGACGTCTGGCAGTCGTCGGGGCGTCCTGTGGTGTTCGTGCGGCACGACTCGGTGCGGGCGGACTCGCCGTTGCGGGCGGGGAGCGCGGGCAACGGGTTCAAGCCGTATGTGGAGGAGCGGCGCGGGAAGGGGGCCGGGCCCGAGCTGCTGGTGACGAAGACCGTCAACTCGGCGTTCCTGGGGGAGCCTGATCTCGGCGCGTGGTTGACGTCGGCCGAGATCGGGCAGCTGGTGCTGGCCGGGATCCAGACCAACATGTGTGTGGAGACGACCGCCCGGATGGGCGGCAATCTCGGCTACGACGTGGTGGTGGCGTACGACGCGACGTACACGTTCGATCTCGTGGGGCCGTTCGGGTGGCGGCTGGGCGCGGACGAGGTGGGGCGGGCGTCGGCGGTGTCGTTGCACGGGGGCGGGTTCGCGCGCGTGGTGACGACGGAGGAGGTGGTGGCCGGCGTCCGGGGGTGA
- a CDS encoding GlxA family transcriptional regulator has product MEPPYKVALVTFPGIRAFDVCVITEVWGTDRTDRGAPAFDLRRAAPDRTRVPLRGGLTLQPDRTLAWLDRADLIVVPGLDDHLTPAPAPVLAALRRAHTRGTTLAALCGGAFTLAQAGLLDGRRAITHWNLIDRLRADHPRVTVVPDALFIEDSNIWTAAGTAAGIDLCLHLVRRTHGAEAAATIARSMVTAPFRTGNQAQFIEHPTPRADRDADALAAVREHALRHLHEPLTVAGLAARAGMSPRGFARHFTAATGTTPLNWLLDQRVAAAQRLLERTDLPMPEVARRAGFGSEVTMRQHFAARLATSPRAYRAAFNAGSATGGSSPIAR; this is encoded by the coding sequence ATGGAGCCCCCGTACAAGGTCGCCCTGGTCACCTTCCCCGGCATCCGCGCCTTCGACGTCTGCGTCATCACCGAGGTCTGGGGAACCGACCGCACCGACCGCGGCGCCCCCGCCTTCGACCTGCGCCGCGCCGCCCCCGACCGCACCCGGGTCCCGCTCCGCGGCGGCCTCACCCTCCAGCCCGACCGCACCCTCGCCTGGCTCGACCGCGCCGACCTGATCGTCGTCCCGGGACTCGACGACCACCTCACCCCCGCGCCCGCCCCGGTCCTCGCCGCCCTGCGCCGCGCCCACACCCGAGGCACCACCCTGGCCGCCCTCTGCGGCGGCGCCTTCACCCTCGCCCAGGCCGGCCTCCTCGACGGCCGCCGCGCCATCACCCACTGGAACCTCATCGACCGGCTGCGCGCCGACCACCCGCGCGTCACCGTCGTCCCCGACGCGCTGTTCATCGAGGACTCCAACATCTGGACGGCCGCCGGGACCGCCGCCGGCATCGACCTCTGCCTCCACCTGGTCCGCCGCACCCACGGCGCCGAAGCCGCGGCCACCATCGCCCGCTCGATGGTCACCGCGCCCTTCCGCACCGGCAACCAGGCCCAGTTCATCGAACACCCCACCCCCAGGGCCGACCGCGACGCCGACGCGCTCGCCGCCGTCCGCGAACACGCCCTGCGCCACCTCCACGAACCGCTGACGGTGGCCGGCCTCGCCGCCCGCGCGGGCATGTCACCGCGCGGCTTCGCCCGCCACTTCACCGCCGCGACCGGCACCACCCCGCTCAACTGGCTCCTCGACCAGCGCGTCGCCGCCGCCCAGCGACTCCTGGAGCGCACCGACCTGCCCATGCCCGAGGTGGCCCGGCGCGCCGGGTTCGGCAGCGAGGTCACGATGCGCCAGCACTTCGCAGCGCGCCTCGCCACCAGCCCCCGCGCCTACCGCGCCGCGTTCAACGCCGGCTCCGCCACCGGGGGCAGCAGCCCGATCGCCCGGTAG
- the proC gene encoding pyrroline-5-carboxylate reductase: MTQKVAVLGTGKIGEALLSGMIRGGWTPEDLLVTTRRPERAEELRARHGVTPVSNAEAVKAADTLILTVKPQDMGHLVDELAPHLAAHHLIISGAAGIPTSFFEDRLAAGTPVVRVMTNTPALVDEAMSVISAGSHATAAHLAHAEAIFGAVGKTLRVPESQQDACTALSGSGPAYFFYLVEAMTDAGILLGLPRDKAHDLIVQSAIGAATMLRDSGEHPVRLRENVTSPAGTTINAIRELENHGVRAALIAALEAARDRSRELASGTKD; encoded by the coding sequence ATGACCCAGAAAGTCGCAGTCCTCGGCACCGGCAAGATCGGCGAAGCCCTGCTCAGCGGAATGATCCGCGGCGGCTGGACGCCCGAGGACCTGCTGGTCACCACCCGCCGCCCGGAACGCGCCGAGGAACTCCGCGCCCGCCACGGCGTCACCCCGGTCAGCAACGCGGAGGCCGTCAAGGCCGCCGACACCCTGATCCTCACCGTGAAGCCGCAGGACATGGGCCACCTCGTCGACGAACTGGCCCCGCACCTCGCCGCCCACCACCTGATCATCAGCGGCGCGGCCGGCATCCCCACGTCCTTCTTCGAGGACCGCCTCGCCGCGGGCACCCCGGTCGTCCGCGTCATGACGAACACCCCCGCCCTCGTCGACGAGGCCATGTCCGTCATCTCGGCCGGCAGCCACGCCACCGCCGCGCACCTCGCGCACGCCGAGGCGATCTTCGGCGCCGTCGGCAAGACGCTCCGCGTCCCCGAGTCCCAGCAGGACGCCTGCACCGCCCTCTCGGGATCAGGCCCGGCGTACTTCTTCTACCTGGTCGAAGCCATGACGGACGCCGGCATCCTGCTCGGCCTGCCCCGCGACAAGGCCCACGACCTCATCGTCCAGTCCGCGATCGGCGCCGCGACGATGCTCCGCGACAGCGGCGAACACCCCGTCAGGCTCCGCGAGAACGTCACCTCACCCGCGGGCACCACCATCAACGCCATCCGCGAACTGGAGAACCACGGCGTCAGGGCCGCCCTCATCGCCGCCCTCGAAGCGGCCCGCGACCGCAGCCGCGAACTCGCCTCGGGCACCAAGGACTGA
- a CDS encoding peptidase — MSVDHSEEIKAAATTAKTYAIAPGVTLNVRGGPGTGYAVVRVLAAGSRVPIHCQTPGTSVAGPYGTSNIWDSIGSGEYVSDAYVLTGSDGYVAARCG, encoded by the coding sequence GTGTCTGTCGACCATTCCGAGGAGATCAAGGCCGCGGCCACGACGGCGAAGACGTACGCGATCGCGCCGGGGGTGACGCTCAACGTCCGCGGCGGACCCGGCACCGGGTACGCGGTCGTCCGGGTGCTCGCGGCCGGCTCACGGGTGCCGATCCACTGCCAGACCCCGGGCACCTCGGTGGCCGGCCCGTACGGCACCTCGAACATCTGGGACAGCATCGGCAGCGGTGAGTACGTGTCGGACGCCTACGTCCTCACCGGCAGCGACGGCTACGTGGCGGCGCGCTGCGGCTGA
- a CDS encoding ABC transporter permease → MTTTRAPGRVLSPARNTATAARVLRQLRHDPRTIALLLVIPCAMLFLLRYVFDGDPRTFDQIGASLLGIFPLITMFLVTSIATLRERTSGTLERLLALPLAKADLIAGYALAFGGLAILQSALATGLAVRFLGLDVTGSPWLLLLVALLDALLGTALGLFVSAFAASEFQAVQFMPAVIFPQLLLCGLFTPRSAMQPALEAVSAVLPMSYAVDGMNEGVTHADPTGAFVRDVLVVAGCALLVLALGAATLRRRTP, encoded by the coding sequence ATGACCACCACCCGCGCCCCGGGCCGCGTCCTCAGCCCCGCCCGCAACACCGCCACCGCCGCCCGCGTACTGCGCCAGCTCCGCCACGACCCGCGCACCATCGCGCTGCTGCTCGTGATCCCCTGCGCGATGCTCTTCCTGCTCCGCTACGTCTTCGACGGCGACCCGCGCACCTTCGACCAAATCGGCGCCTCGCTCCTCGGGATCTTCCCGCTGATCACCATGTTCCTGGTGACGTCCATCGCCACCCTGCGCGAACGCACCTCGGGCACCCTCGAACGACTCCTCGCCCTGCCGCTGGCCAAGGCCGACCTCATCGCCGGCTACGCCCTCGCCTTCGGCGGCCTCGCCATCCTGCAGTCCGCGCTCGCCACCGGCCTCGCCGTCCGGTTCCTCGGCCTCGACGTCACCGGCAGCCCCTGGCTGCTGCTCCTGGTCGCGCTCCTCGACGCCCTGCTCGGCACCGCCCTCGGCCTCTTCGTCTCCGCGTTCGCCGCGTCCGAGTTCCAGGCCGTCCAGTTCATGCCCGCGGTGATCTTCCCGCAGCTCCTGCTCTGCGGCCTGTTCACCCCGCGCTCCGCGATGCAGCCCGCCCTGGAGGCCGTCTCCGCCGTCCTGCCCATGTCGTACGCCGTCGACGGCATGAACGAGGGCGTCACCCACGCCGACCCCACCGGCGCCTTCGTCCGGGACGTCCTCGTCGTCGCGGGCTGCGCCCTGCTGGTCCTCGCCCTGGGCGCCGCCACCCTCCGCCGCCGCACCCCGTGA
- a CDS encoding EamA/RhaT family transporter, whose amino-acid sequence MSDENRPARDETGTRADPAGSPPTTGPRPEPLRFFGTTWVEHDGGYALRRAGAAVGSLAAAAGSCLVLRFAWEGLRIAGTGTFVNVLVGAMFAVCTALAFRHTWDGFTERPAPDRESSLRGLLAIGFVGSLLAYFLRSLTEAPGERLHRTEYETARARHAARTTRRTGNPSKRRRRS is encoded by the coding sequence GTGAGCGACGAGAACCGTCCCGCGCGGGACGAGACCGGCACCCGGGCCGACCCCGCGGGCTCCCCACCGACCACCGGCCCACGCCCCGAGCCGCTGCGCTTCTTCGGCACGACCTGGGTCGAGCACGACGGCGGCTACGCCCTGCGCCGGGCCGGCGCGGCCGTCGGCTCCCTGGCCGCCGCCGCGGGCTCCTGCCTCGTCCTGCGCTTCGCCTGGGAGGGCCTCAGGATCGCCGGCACCGGCACCTTCGTGAACGTCCTCGTCGGCGCGATGTTCGCCGTCTGCACCGCGCTGGCCTTCCGCCACACCTGGGACGGCTTCACCGAAAGGCCCGCGCCCGACCGCGAGTCCTCCCTGCGGGGCCTGCTCGCGATCGGCTTCGTGGGCTCCCTCCTCGCCTACTTCCTGCGCTCCCTCACCGAGGCCCCCGGCGAGAGACTCCACCGCACCGAGTACGAGACGGCCCGCGCCCGGCACGCGGCCCGCACCACCCGCCGCACCGGCAACCCGTCGAAAAGGCGCCGCCGGAGCTGA